The Alphaproteobacteria bacterium genome includes a region encoding these proteins:
- a CDS encoding HlyD family efflux transporter periplasmic adaptor subunit has product MNHQAPQNQTQDRLAVLLGLQRDARGAGGLTGFGFIAVNRVQRLLPCSMASLWIAGPLGVQVISVSGVPTPDADAPFVQWLKALVASAKTLENVKKISVLTAGMVSGLAAEDWPEWSPPYLLWVPFLHPGTGDLIGGLVLARSDPWPQGEMVLAESLASGFAETLLRFLPREHRLFPKLKTKRARLWALGLSVAVLLFPVRQSVVAQAEIAPRDPIVLAAPREGVVAAFHVAPNQAVAENDPVFSLDDTELKARHEVALKELAVAEAEHQKASFSAFESPQAKAELGVLESRIAKARAEAEFAGSLLERGLVRAPKAGIAVYSDPNDWIGKPVRTGERIATLADSSKAEIQAWVPVADAIVLEPGADVRMYLNTAPLSPLSATTTSSAYEATLTPERILAYRVRAVLDAGEDVPRVGLKGTAKLYGSRVPLIYYLLRRPLAVARQWSGL; this is encoded by the coding sequence ATGAACCACCAAGCGCCCCAGAACCAAACACAAGACAGGTTGGCGGTTCTGTTGGGGCTGCAAAGGGACGCGCGCGGGGCGGGTGGATTGACCGGCTTTGGCTTCATCGCCGTCAACCGCGTTCAGCGCCTGCTTCCTTGCTCCATGGCCTCATTGTGGATCGCGGGGCCGCTAGGCGTTCAGGTGATTTCCGTTTCCGGCGTGCCGACGCCCGATGCCGATGCGCCTTTCGTGCAATGGCTGAAGGCGCTGGTCGCTTCGGCAAAGACGCTTGAAAACGTCAAGAAAATCTCGGTCCTTACCGCTGGCATGGTTTCCGGCTTGGCCGCTGAGGATTGGCCTGAGTGGTCACCCCCCTACCTTTTGTGGGTGCCCTTCCTGCATCCCGGCACCGGCGATTTGATCGGCGGCCTTGTCTTGGCGCGAAGCGATCCCTGGCCGCAGGGCGAAATGGTGCTGGCCGAGAGTCTGGCCAGCGGTTTCGCCGAAACCCTGCTGCGATTTCTTCCGCGCGAGCATCGATTGTTTCCGAAATTGAAGACCAAGCGGGCGCGTTTATGGGCGCTAGGCCTTTCCGTCGCCGTGCTGCTGTTTCCCGTCCGCCAATCGGTGGTGGCGCAGGCCGAGATAGCGCCCCGCGATCCCATCGTTCTGGCCGCCCCCCGTGAAGGCGTGGTGGCTGCCTTTCATGTCGCCCCCAATCAAGCCGTAGCCGAGAACGATCCCGTCTTCAGCCTGGACGATACGGAATTGAAGGCCCGCCATGAAGTGGCTCTGAAAGAATTGGCAGTGGCCGAGGCAGAGCATCAGAAGGCCAGCTTCTCGGCCTTTGAAAGCCCGCAAGCTAAGGCAGAACTGGGGGTTCTGGAAAGCCGCATCGCCAAGGCCAGGGCCGAGGCGGAATTCGCAGGAAGCCTGCTGGAACGCGGCCTCGTGCGCGCCCCCAAGGCGGGAATCGCCGTCTATTCCGATCCCAACGACTGGATCGGCAAGCCGGTGCGCACCGGCGAGCGGATCGCCACCCTGGCAGATTCATCCAAGGCGGAAATCCAAGCCTGGGTGCCGGTGGCCGACGCAATCGTTCTGGAACCCGGCGCTGATGTGCGGATGTATCTCAACACAGCGCCGCTATCGCCCCTGTCGGCCACGACCACAAGTTCCGCCTATGAAGCGACGCTGACGCCAGAACGTATCTTGGCTTACCGGGTGCGCGCCGTTCTGGACGCTGGCGAGGATGTGCCGCGTGTCGGCTTAAAGGGCACCGCCAAGCTGTATGGCTCACGCGTGCCCTTGATCTATTACCTGTTGCGCCGTCCCCTGGCGGTGGCCCGGCAATGGTCGGGACTGTAG
- a CDS encoding efflux RND transporter periplasmic adaptor subunit, producing MIRPSVAVLALAALSISFQGQAQTVAPKPGAQPASSVQAPASAPVLATDAPSRIRALLVPRNESALSVQIAAIIAEMPVRPGERFKKGDELVRFDCSMQKAEQQKAQAEAVGARKTLAVKRELVKLNSISQLEVALAEADAAKAEAQVALASAVIAQCLLKAPYDGRVVEVRARAHESTQPGQKLMEIVEESDPEIEAIVPSRWLEWLKPGAGFTIKIEETGKSYAAQVTKLGARVDAVSQSVKIYGGLKARAAELMPGMSGEAVFAKP from the coding sequence ATGATCCGTCCTTCGGTTGCGGTTTTGGCGCTGGCGGCCCTGTCCATTTCCTTTCAGGGCCAGGCGCAGACGGTCGCTCCGAAGCCCGGCGCTCAACCGGCCTCTTCGGTTCAAGCCCCAGCTTCCGCTCCTGTGCTGGCAACCGATGCGCCGTCTCGCATCCGAGCGCTGCTGGTGCCGCGCAATGAATCCGCCCTTTCTGTCCAGATCGCCGCCATCATTGCCGAAATGCCCGTGCGCCCCGGCGAGCGTTTCAAGAAGGGCGACGAGTTGGTCCGCTTCGATTGCTCGATGCAGAAGGCCGAGCAGCAAAAAGCGCAGGCCGAAGCGGTGGGAGCGCGCAAAACCTTGGCCGTGAAGCGCGAACTGGTGAAGCTGAATTCCATCAGTCAGCTTGAAGTGGCACTGGCCGAGGCAGACGCCGCCAAGGCCGAAGCCCAGGTGGCGCTGGCCAGCGCCGTCATTGCACAATGTCTGCTGAAAGCGCCCTATGATGGGCGCGTGGTCGAGGTTCGGGCCAGGGCACATGAAAGCACCCAGCCCGGCCAGAAGCTGATGGAGATAGTCGAGGAATCCGATCCCGAGATTGAAGCTATCGTGCCATCGCGTTGGCTGGAATGGCTGAAGCCGGGGGCTGGCTTCACCATCAAGATCGAAGAGACGGGCAAAAGCTATGCCGCGCAAGTGACCAAGCTGGGAGCCAGGGTGGATGCCGTCAGCCAATCGGTCAAGATTTACGGCGGGCTGAAGGCCAGGGCAGCGGAATTGATGCCCGGCATGAGCGGTGAAGCGGTGTTCGCCAAGCCATGA
- a CDS encoding DUF4347 domain-containing protein: MTHGWREFQTPSVLRLNAMALEPRIMFDGAAVDTAQDVAAQAPAPEPAPVPEAAPATAPVEVAFVDSNVQDWQTLVAGMREGVEVHVLDANQDGLSQIAEALNGRSNIDAIHIVSHGAEGEVELGNMALSLSNLDPRGAELQQIASSLSANGDILLYGCDVANGAIGNVFVERLGLITGADIAASTDTTGTPGNWTLEKSTGSIESGIVVTASTQMAYGHDLAFPVGEIGSFAGSSEGRSVATDAFGNVYVTGGFYGTVDFAPELGTASLTDAGNGDIFIQKFNTGGSLVWIRSIGGTSNGIGTGISVDGSGNVYITGRFQGTGDFDPGAGVTSLTSAGSYDIFVLKMDSSGNFVWSKSMGGTGEDRSQGIAVDGSGNVYTTGYFYGTADFDPGAGTSNLISSAGGYNDIFVQKLDSSGNLIWAKCMGNTGEDRSQGIAVDGSGNVYTTGYFSGTVDFDPGAGVTNLNAGNGREFVQKLDTDGNLVWAKNMGGASGAGNDIAVDGAGNVYTTGGFEGTADFDPGAGVTTLTSNGSSDIFVQKLDSSGNLVWAKSMGGTGGDSGAGIAVDGFGNVYTTGSFSGTADFDPGAGVTNLSSHHPWDFYISKLDASGGFSWANGFGATAWNDVNYQYGYGIAVDNMGCILTTGTFRNVVDFDPGAGIAQYDGGGSGVFVLKLDSSGSYLWADAAVNQQLSFGRKVAVDSESNIYSIGSFRGTYDFDPGPEAYNLTSNGIYDVFIQKLDRYGKLIWVERFGGVDSDNGYGIAVDSAGCVYATGSFYDTVDFDPGSAVANLSSAPGSGASTFVLKLDSSGSMVWAKAFNTGAYSTGLDIKVDNAGNVYTTGNFLGTVDFDPGAGTFNLISNGGYDAFVLKLGSSGNLIWADSFGGSLSHDYGRSIAVDDSGNVHATGAFYGTVDFDPGAGTSNLVSSGQDAYVIKLDPLGALIWVKGVGEDGYGIAVDSSGNVYFTGEFYGTEDFDTGAGTNNLTSAGWGDVFIEKLDSSGNFVWAKSMGGTGYDFGDDVSDRGTDIAVDRLGNIFTTGFFQGTADFDPGVGVSNLSSAGAGDVFVQKLDSGGNLVWAKSMGGTSSDYGQGIALDGTGNVIISGWIRKTADFDPGAGTANLTTSGWSAFVNKLDSSGNLWVAPTATSNTTSNNAGVVLAATQPFNFSPAFARMGGDGPSGNFGGRMGDAGPFSASISGMSFGSFASFGSPLSVSSSLAAPPATITGSFAMGNEAPSGLVGALAKSITAPSSNSSGGPSAFAPGSGSPAGGGTGGGGSAFSAPSPMSGGGFGGSNFTGGLLGGTGGMGGVPSLFSSLGNGIQGGENQGPLAERGTQPAPTAGGATGLGPQASLSAPEMQSGPIAFQTQLRNMAFAHEADTAALLAAVASLDAPTVQASIL; encoded by the coding sequence ATGACCCACGGCTGGCGGGAGTTTCAGACACCGAGCGTCCTTCGCCTGAACGCCATGGCGCTTGAGCCGCGCATCATGTTCGATGGTGCGGCGGTGGATACGGCGCAGGATGTGGCGGCGCAAGCGCCTGCCCCTGAACCGGCGCCTGTGCCCGAGGCGGCACCCGCCACCGCCCCTGTCGAAGTGGCCTTCGTCGATTCCAACGTGCAGGACTGGCAGACGCTGGTGGCGGGCATGCGCGAAGGGGTGGAAGTGCATGTGCTGGATGCCAACCAGGATGGCCTTAGCCAAATTGCCGAGGCGCTGAACGGGCGCAGCAATATCGACGCCATCCATATCGTCAGCCATGGGGCCGAGGGAGAAGTGGAACTGGGCAATATGGCGCTGTCGCTCTCCAACCTCGATCCGCGCGGGGCGGAATTGCAACAAATCGCCTCGTCGCTTTCCGCGAACGGCGACATTCTGCTTTATGGCTGCGATGTGGCGAACGGCGCCATCGGCAATGTGTTCGTCGAGCGCTTGGGCTTGATCACCGGGGCCGACATCGCCGCTTCGACCGACACCACTGGCACGCCCGGCAACTGGACGCTGGAGAAATCCACCGGCTCTATTGAGTCCGGCATCGTGGTTACCGCCTCGACGCAAATGGCCTATGGGCATGATCTGGCGTTTCCTGTGGGGGAAATCGGGAGTTTTGCGGGATCTTCTGAGGGAAGGTCAGTTGCCACCGATGCATTTGGCAACGTTTATGTTACTGGAGGATTCTATGGCACCGTTGATTTTGCACCAGAGTTAGGAACTGCCAGCCTGACAGATGCGGGAAACGGTGACATCTTCATTCAAAAATTCAATACCGGTGGCAGCTTGGTTTGGATTAGGTCGATTGGTGGTACGTCCAATGGCATTGGTACTGGCATCTCGGTGGATGGCTCGGGCAATGTCTACATCACGGGGCGTTTCCAAGGCACAGGAGATTTCGATCCGGGCGCGGGGGTAACCAGCCTGACCAGCGCTGGAAGCTACGATATCTTCGTCCTGAAGATGGATTCCAGCGGCAATTTCGTCTGGTCCAAGAGCATGGGCGGCACGGGTGAAGACAGAAGCCAAGGCATCGCAGTTGATGGTTCGGGTAATGTCTACACGACAGGGTATTTTTACGGCACAGCTGATTTCGACCCCGGGGCGGGGACAAGTAATCTGATAAGCAGCGCTGGCGGCTACAATGACATCTTCGTCCAGAAGCTCGATTCCAGCGGCAATCTGATCTGGGCCAAGTGCATGGGCAACACGGGTGAAGACAGAAGCCAAGGCATCGCCGTCGATGGTTCGGGTAATGTCTATACGACAGGGTATTTCTCTGGCACGGTCGACTTCGATCCTGGGGCCGGGGTAACAAATCTCAACGCTGGAAACGGCCGGGAATTCGTCCAGAAACTGGATACTGACGGTAACCTTGTCTGGGCCAAAAATATGGGTGGGGCTAGCGGAGCTGGCAATGACATCGCGGTGGACGGCGCGGGCAACGTCTACACAACAGGCGGCTTCGAGGGCACGGCTGATTTCGATCCCGGGGCCGGGGTGACGACCCTGACCAGCAATGGCAGTTCCGATATCTTCGTCCAGAAGCTGGATTCCAGTGGCAATCTGGTCTGGGCTAAGAGCATGGGCGGCACGGGAGGAGACTCTGGCGCGGGCATCGCGGTCGATGGATTTGGTAATGTCTACACGACAGGGAGTTTCTCTGGCACGGCTGATTTCGACCCAGGCGCAGGCGTTACAAACCTTTCTAGCCACCATCCTTGGGATTTTTATATTTCGAAGCTTGATGCAAGTGGTGGATTTTCATGGGCAAATGGCTTCGGGGCAACAGCTTGGAACGATGTTAATTATCAATACGGATACGGCATTGCCGTAGATAATATGGGCTGTATCCTTACTACTGGAACCTTCCGCAATGTAGTTGATTTTGACCCTGGGGCAGGGATTGCTCAATACGATGGAGGTGGATCAGGTGTTTTCGTTCTAAAGTTAGATAGCAGTGGGAGTTATTTATGGGCGGATGCCGCTGTTAATCAACAGCTAAGCTTTGGGCGGAAAGTCGCTGTCGATTCTGAAAGCAATATTTATTCGATCGGGAGTTTTCGAGGAACGTACGATTTCGACCCAGGGCCAGAAGCATATAACCTTACTAGTAACGGTATATATGACGTTTTTATCCAAAAACTGGACCGGTACGGCAAGCTGATTTGGGTGGAACGTTTTGGCGGTGTTGATTCCGATAATGGTTATGGTATCGCAGTTGACAGCGCTGGCTGTGTTTATGCGACAGGTTCATTTTATGACACTGTTGATTTTGATCCAGGATCTGCTGTTGCAAATCTTTCTAGTGCCCCTGGTAGTGGAGCAAGTACGTTTGTTTTAAAGCTTGACTCATCAGGAAGTATGGTTTGGGCAAAGGCTTTTAATACAGGCGCTTATAGCACTGGCCTTGATATCAAGGTAGATAACGCAGGCAATGTCTACACAACGGGAAATTTCCTGGGCACGGTCGATTTCGATCCAGGCGCGGGAACATTTAATCTCATTAGTAATGGAGGCTATGATGCTTTTGTTCTCAAGCTGGGTTCATCAGGAAACTTAATCTGGGCTGACAGTTTTGGTGGAAGCCTGAGCCATGATTATGGGCGAAGTATTGCTGTTGATGATTCAGGCAATGTTCACGCTACAGGGGCTTTCTACGGTACGGTGGACTTCGACCCTGGGGCTGGAACTAGTAACTTAGTAAGTTCAGGCCAGGATGCATACGTCATAAAACTTGATCCTTTGGGTGCCCTGATTTGGGTCAAGGGTGTGGGAGAGGATGGTTATGGCATTGCTGTTGATTCCTCCGGAAATGTGTACTTCACAGGAGAATTTTACGGCACAGAGGACTTCGACACCGGAGCGGGGACAAATAATTTAACCTCCGCTGGGTGGGGAGACGTCTTTATTGAAAAATTAGATTCCTCAGGGAATTTTGTTTGGGCCAAGAGCATGGGGGGAACTGGGTATGATTTTGGTGATGATGTCTCTGACAGAGGCACTGATATTGCGGTTGATAGATTAGGGAACATCTTCACAACTGGCTTTTTCCAGGGCACGGCAGATTTTGATCCCGGTGTAGGAGTTAGCAATCTAAGCAGTGCGGGGGCTGGCGATGTTTTTGTCCAAAAGCTTGATTCCGGCGGTAACTTGGTTTGGGCGAAGTCGATGGGCGGCACCAGTTCTGATTATGGGCAGGGTATTGCTTTGGATGGCACCGGAAACGTGATTATATCCGGGTGGATTAGGAAGACCGCAGATTTTGATCCAGGAGCAGGAACGGCAAATCTGACAACGAGTGGTTGGTCAGCATTTGTTAACAAGCTTGATTCATCCGGCAATCTCTGGGTTGCCCCAACGGCGACATCAAACACAACATCAAACAATGCGGGCGTCGTCTTGGCGGCCACGCAGCCCTTTAATTTCTCACCTGCATTTGCGCGCATGGGCGGTGATGGGCCAAGCGGGAATTTTGGTGGCCGGATGGGTGATGCTGGCCCCTTCTCTGCCTCGATCAGTGGCATGAGCTTTGGCAGCTTCGCATCCTTTGGCTCGCCACTGTCCGTGTCTTCTTCCCTTGCCGCACCGCCTGCCACCATCACCGGCAGTTTCGCCATGGGCAACGAGGCACCCAGCGGCCTTGTGGGGGCACTCGCCAAGTCGATCACGGCACCTTCTTCCAATTCCTCCGGCGGGCCTTCCGCCTTTGCGCCCGGCTCTGGCTCGCCAGCAGGTGGCGGAACAGGCGGCGGCGGTTCCGCCTTCTCGGCACCATCGCCGATGAGCGGCGGCGGCTTTGGCGGATCGAATTTCACCGGCGGCCTGTTGGGTGGTACGGGCGGCATGGGCGGTGTTCCCTCGCTGTTCAGCAGCCTGGGCAATGGAATCCAGGGCGGAGAAAATCAGGGGCCGTTGGCGGAGCGTGGCACCCAGCCAGCCCCCACCGCAGGCGGAGCGACCGGGCTTGGCCCGCAGGCTTCGTTGTCGGCACCTGAAATGCAATCTGGTCCCATCGCCTTCCAGACCCAGTTGCGCAACATGGCCTTCGCGCATGAGGCGGATACGGCTGCCCTGCTGGCTGCCGTGGCGTCGCTGGATGCGCCAACCGTTCAAGCATCGATTCTTTAG
- a CDS encoding TolC family protein: MRSKSLLKTGTALVLVLGLSACAGLNPLTETDIQARIDSDRSALFTNQEPVAGSISLAEATARALKYNLDHKLKVMETALAQGEADIVGWDMLPRVAANAGYTARSNEAGASSKSLISGSQSLESSTSTEKAFETANLSVAWNVLDFGVTYLRSKQQADRKLIAEERKRKVVHNIVQDVRYAWWRALSAQRLLPKVDNLQKQTQAALADSRAAVGRQLASPAQALDYQMTLLETLRQVGQLKRDLELAKAELAALMNLAPGTSYGLADPGDKGFVVPEPPGNLSDIQQTALMNRPELREEDYNQRISATETNKALLRLLPGLEASSDLQYSGNSFLYHQSWIEGGLKLTWNLMSLASAYPNYKLNEAREDLVKSKRQALGMAVLTQVNVSWMRYRMALEDFNLAREMNDVAGKLRVQSEAAQKAQGESGLEAIRRSSKAMFVELQRDVAFAELQNAAGRMYASAGLDPLPEKLSANDLPTVTAEVEKMLAGWERGQLASKSEAAKVAIAEPAKVEDAKTVPAKSTAPLGGQAAYSFDDMAGWIGLK; encoded by the coding sequence GTGCGTTCGAAATCGTTGCTGAAAACAGGAACCGCCTTGGTTCTGGTCTTGGGGCTTTCCGCCTGCGCTGGGCTGAACCCGCTTACGGAAACCGACATCCAGGCCCGTATCGATTCCGACCGCTCTGCCCTGTTTACCAACCAGGAGCCGGTGGCGGGGTCTATCTCGCTGGCCGAGGCGACGGCCCGCGCCCTCAAATACAATCTCGACCATAAGCTCAAGGTAATGGAAACCGCCCTGGCCCAGGGCGAGGCCGATATCGTGGGCTGGGACATGTTGCCCCGCGTGGCAGCCAATGCGGGCTATACGGCGCGTTCGAACGAGGCGGGCGCTTCGTCGAAGTCGCTGATCTCGGGGTCGCAATCGCTGGAATCTTCAACCTCGACCGAAAAAGCCTTCGAGACCGCCAATCTGTCGGTGGCCTGGAACGTGCTGGATTTTGGCGTCACCTATCTGCGCTCGAAGCAGCAGGCGGATCGCAAGCTGATCGCCGAGGAACGCAAGCGCAAGGTGGTCCACAATATCGTGCAGGACGTGCGCTATGCCTGGTGGCGGGCCTTGAGTGCCCAGCGTCTGTTGCCCAAGGTGGACAATCTGCAAAAGCAGACCCAGGCAGCATTGGCCGATTCGCGGGCCGCCGTTGGCCGCCAGTTGGCCTCGCCCGCCCAGGCGCTCGATTACCAAATGACGCTCTTGGAAACCCTGCGTCAGGTGGGGCAGTTGAAGCGCGATCTGGAATTGGCCAAGGCCGAATTGGCGGCGCTAATGAATTTGGCCCCCGGAACTTCCTATGGTCTTGCCGATCCCGGAGACAAGGGCTTCGTGGTACCGGAACCGCCGGGCAATCTTTCCGATATCCAGCAGACGGCGCTGATGAACCGCCCGGAACTGCGCGAGGAAGACTACAACCAGCGCATCTCGGCCACCGAAACCAACAAGGCGCTGTTGCGCCTGTTGCCTGGGTTAGAAGCAAGCAGCGATCTGCAATACAGCGGAAACTCCTTCCTCTATCACCAAAGCTGGATCGAGGGCGGGCTGAAGCTGACCTGGAATCTGATGAGTCTGGCCAGCGCCTATCCCAATTACAAGCTGAACGAGGCCAGGGAGGATCTGGTCAAGTCGAAGCGTCAGGCCTTAGGCATGGCGGTGCTGACCCAGGTGAATGTGTCCTGGATGCGCTATCGCATGGCGCTGGAGGATTTCAATCTGGCCCGCGAGATGAACGATGTGGCAGGCAAGCTGCGCGTTCAATCGGAAGCGGCGCAAAAAGCGCAGGGGGAAAGCGGGTTGGAAGCTATACGGCGGTCCAGCAAGGCCATGTTTGTCGAATTGCAGCGTGATGTGGCCTTTGCCGAACTTCAAAATGCCGCCGGGCGCATGTATGCCTCGGCTGGCCTTGATCCTCTCCCTGAAAAACTATCCGCCAACGATCTGCCCACGGTGACAGCCGAAGTGGAAAAGATGCTGGCTGGCTGGGAGCGCGGGCAGTTGGCAAGCAAAAGCGAAGCGGCGAAAGTAGCGATTGCTGAGCCTGCCAAGGTGGAAGACGCAAAGACGGTTCCGGCCAAATCCACAGCCCCCCTTGGCGGACAGGCCGCCTACAGCTTCGATGACATGGCGGGTTGGATCGGCCTGAAATGA
- a CDS encoding biotin/lipoyl-binding protein, which translates to MRSDIALVPGPMDDHGWPTYTLHDPVRHRFYRLGWSEFEILVRWGGTVADLLKRLTSETTLSLDEEHIKAMSAFLARYGLLQPSPDMPVPPEPDKRNWLLWLLHHYLFFRIPLLRPESWLKRLAPKCGLFFKHRFWMATAMAGLAGLFLAMRQWESFKTTFLYMFSLEGIVWYGLALTLAKLLHELAHAVTLRRLGGQVPTMGVAFLVLWPMLYTETSSSWLLRRKRDRLAVGAAGILVELALAAWAVLAWGLLPDGPARMAAYLLATVTLAGTLTINASPLMRFDGYYLLSDVFGIANLQERGFALARWRLRQGLLGTSEQAPETLPPKREAVFLIWSVAAWVYRFILFFGIALLVYYMAFKALGIILMAVEIGWFIGLPIYREAKVWWDSRKHLSWNKRNRTSAILGGAVLLLLLLPWRTSVEAPALLQVSQRQTVHAAHASRVVALHVKEGQDVAPGQLLLELDAPDLVHKRDQATRSAHEMTWRLQRSGTSADHLEERRVAESGLESSKADETGVEALLSQGKIVAPFAARVLDLNNSLSPGRWLGPDEPLFLLAGFAGDGIEAMVSESDMGRIIESASAAFIPEDPALPHVEAKVEAIDPGSQKRLTLPYLASIHGGGVAVDEEPGTGNLIPRETVFRVRLKPTEVASLPPRAIRGTVRIDADRQSLLLSTLRHAMAVVLRESGF; encoded by the coding sequence TTGCGCTCCGACATCGCCCTGGTGCCGGGGCCGATGGACGATCACGGCTGGCCCACTTATACGCTGCACGATCCGGTGCGCCATCGCTTCTACCGTCTGGGCTGGAGCGAATTTGAAATCCTGGTCCGCTGGGGCGGAACCGTTGCCGATCTATTGAAGCGCCTGACTTCTGAAACCACCCTGTCCTTGGACGAAGAGCATATCAAGGCCATGTCCGCTTTTCTGGCCCGCTATGGCTTGCTGCAACCATCGCCCGACATGCCGGTGCCGCCGGAACCCGACAAGCGAAACTGGCTGCTCTGGCTGCTGCATCATTATCTGTTCTTTCGCATTCCCTTGCTAAGGCCCGAGTCTTGGCTGAAGCGTCTGGCCCCAAAATGCGGCCTCTTCTTCAAACACCGCTTCTGGATGGCGACAGCGATGGCCGGGCTGGCCGGTTTGTTTCTTGCCATGCGGCAATGGGAGAGTTTCAAGACGACCTTTCTCTACATGTTCAGCCTGGAAGGAATCGTCTGGTACGGGCTGGCGCTCACTCTGGCCAAGCTGCTGCATGAACTGGCCCATGCCGTGACCTTGCGAAGGTTAGGGGGGCAAGTGCCCACCATGGGTGTCGCCTTCCTGGTTCTTTGGCCGATGCTCTATACGGAAACCAGCTCCTCATGGCTGCTGCGCAGAAAGCGCGACCGCTTGGCCGTGGGGGCGGCGGGCATTCTGGTTGAACTGGCTCTGGCGGCCTGGGCCGTGCTGGCCTGGGGCTTGCTGCCGGATGGCCCGGCCCGGATGGCGGCCTATCTGCTGGCCACGGTTACCTTGGCCGGAACGCTCACCATCAATGCCAGCCCATTGATGCGCTTCGACGGCTACTATCTTCTTTCGGACGTCTTCGGCATCGCCAATCTTCAGGAACGCGGCTTTGCCTTGGCCAGATGGCGCTTGCGCCAAGGACTGCTGGGGACTTCTGAACAAGCGCCGGAAACTCTTCCCCCGAAGCGGGAAGCCGTCTTTCTGATCTGGTCGGTTGCTGCCTGGGTCTATCGCTTCATCCTGTTCTTCGGCATTGCGCTTCTGGTCTACTACATGGCTTTCAAGGCACTGGGCATCATTTTGATGGCGGTTGAAATTGGCTGGTTTATCGGCCTTCCCATCTACCGGGAAGCCAAAGTCTGGTGGGACAGTCGCAAGCATCTTTCCTGGAACAAGCGCAACCGGACTTCGGCAATTCTTGGCGGGGCGGTCCTGTTGCTGCTTTTGCTGCCCTGGCGCACCAGCGTTGAAGCTCCCGCCTTGCTACAGGTGTCGCAACGGCAGACGGTGCATGCGGCGCATGCCAGCCGCGTTGTCGCCTTGCATGTCAAGGAAGGCCAGGATGTAGCGCCAGGCCAGTTGTTGCTGGAACTGGACGCCCCCGATCTGGTCCATAAGCGCGATCAGGCGACGCGAAGCGCCCATGAAATGACTTGGCGGCTTCAGCGTTCCGGAACCAGCGCAGACCATCTTGAAGAACGGCGCGTCGCCGAGAGCGGCCTTGAATCATCGAAGGCGGACGAAACAGGCGTCGAAGCCTTGCTGTCGCAAGGAAAGATCGTTGCCCCCTTCGCGGCGCGCGTTCTCGACCTTAACAACAGCCTTTCCCCTGGGCGTTGGCTGGGGCCGGACGAGCCGCTGTTTCTGTTGGCAGGGTTTGCTGGCGATGGAATCGAGGCCATGGTTAGCGAGTCTGACATGGGCCGGATCATTGAATCCGCCAGCGCCGCCTTTATTCCGGAAGACCCGGCGTTGCCCCACGTGGAGGCGAAGGTTGAGGCCATCGATCCCGGCAGCCAGAAGCGTCTGACGCTGCCCTATCTGGCTTCGATCCACGGCGGGGGCGTGGCGGTGGACGAAGAACCCGGCACCGGCAACCTGATACCCCGGGAGACTGTTTTCAGGGTGCGTCTGAAGCCGACGGAAGTTGCCAGCCTGCCGCCAAGGGCCATTCGAGGCACGGTACGCATCGACGCGGACAGGCAGTCCCTGCTTCTTTCCACC